From the genome of Holophagales bacterium:
GATCGCCGGGGGCGAGCTCGAGGTGTGGAGCCTCAACGGCGACCCGGTCTGGTCGCTTTCGACCGACAACCCCGGGGAGCGGGACTACGACTCCTTCGTCGTCCGGTTCGACAAGCGCTACAGCCGCGGCTGGCAGCTCCGCTCCTCGCTCGTCTGGACCGACCTCAAGGGGAACGTCCTCAAGAACAACGGATACGCCCCCGAGCTCGAGGACCGGAACGGCCTCGTGAACGCCTACGGCAACATGGACTCGTCCTTCAACGAGTGGGAGTTCAAGGTCTCCGGCGCCGTCGACCTGCCCCTCAACTTCACCGCGAGCGGCCAGTACACCTACCTCACCGGCATGTACTGGACGCCCTACGGCAACGTCCGCCGCTACCTCGACGGCAACTCCGCCTCGGGCCGCTACATCTTCCTGACGGAGCGCGGCTCGGAGCAGCTCGAAGCCCGGAACATCCTCGATCTTCGCCTCGCCTGGGGGATGAAGATCGCAGGCGACACCCGCCTCGACCTCTCCCTCGAGTGCTTCAACGTCCTGAACACCGGGGAGGCTCTCACCCTGGACGACTACTACGGCGAGTACCGCAGCGGCACGTGGCGTCCGAACGCCACGTACGGCGCGGCCCTCAGCATCGAGACCCCGCGCCAGCTCCGGCTCGGCGCCCGCTTCAGCTTCTAGCTCCTTCCTCCTCCTTGCGATTCGCCGGGGCGGCCCGTGGCCGCCCCGCCTTTTTCTTCGGCGCGGCCGTCCGTCCCGCGCCGGCGAGTCCCGCCCGGCGGCCGAGGTATCCGGATGACACGTTCCCGCCTCCTCCTCTCGCTCGCCCTCCTCGCCGCACTTTCCTCCGCCGCCCTCGGCGGCGACGCGCCGGCGAAGGGGCACCTCGTCCTCATCGGCGGCGGCGACAAGCCTCCCGAAGTGATGCGGAAGTTCGTCGAGCTGGCGGGCGGCAAGGACGCCCCGATCGTCATGATCCCGACGGCCTCCTCCGAGCCCGACGCCGCCTCGTATTACGAGAAGCTCTTCCGCGAGGAGCACGGCTGCACGAACGCCGTCTCCCTCGACATCCGGAAGAAGGCCGACGCCCAGCGCGCCGACTGGACCGACCTCGCGAGGAAGGCCCGGGGCATCTTCTTCGGCGGCGGCGACCAGATCCGGATCACGAACGCCCTTCTCGGCACGCCCGTGGGCGACGCGATCGCCGCCGCGTTCGCCTCCGGGGCCGTCGTCGGCGGGACCTCCGCCGGCACCGCCTGCCAGAGCGAGCGGATGATCACCGGCGAGGGAAACTTCTCCCAGGTCGCCACGCGCAGCGTCGAGCTCTGGACCGGGCTCGGCTTCCTCCCCCCCGGCGTCGTCGTCGACCAGCACTTCATCAGGCGCCAGCGCCAGAACCGGCTCCTCTCCGTGATCCTCGAGAACCCGGACCTCCTCGGCGTCGGCGTCGACGAGGAGACCGCGATCTGGGTCCGCCCGGACGGCACGTTCCAGGTCCTCGGCCGCAGCGGCGTCATGGTCTTCGACGCACAGGGCGGTCGGGTCTCCCGCAAGCCTCGCGACACGGGCCAGGACCTCCTCGGCGTCCACGCCCTGAAGCTCCACCTCCTCCTCCCCGGCGAAACCTACGACCTCTTCACCAGAACCGTCGGAGGCGCCCGATGACTCTGGTCGTTCTTCTTCTCGCTCTCGTCGTCGGCGGAGGCGTGGCAGGGGCTCCGCCTCCGGCGGTTCCTTCCGCTCCCGCGCCCGGGTGGGACCAGGGACGATCGGTCTACGAGCGGCGTGTCCGGCCGGCCGAGGCGCCGGAGAAGGTCGACTGG
Proteins encoded in this window:
- a CDS encoding cyanophycinase; translation: MTRSRLLLSLALLAALSSAALGGDAPAKGHLVLIGGGDKPPEVMRKFVELAGGKDAPIVMIPTASSEPDAASYYEKLFREEHGCTNAVSLDIRKKADAQRADWTDLARKARGIFFGGGDQIRITNALLGTPVGDAIAAAFASGAVVGGTSAGTACQSERMITGEGNFSQVATRSVELWTGLGFLPPGVVVDQHFIRRQRQNRLLSVILENPDLLGVGVDEETAIWVRPDGTFQVLGRSGVMVFDAQGGRVSRKPRDTGQDLLGVHALKLHLLLPGETYDLFTRTVGGAR